Proteins from a single region of Stappia sp. ES.058:
- a CDS encoding ActS/PrrB/RegB family redox-sensitive histidine kinase, whose protein sequence is MVQTDTPDLGSPHRRLKLDTLVRLRWLAVAGQSAALLVVHYGLGYSLPLVPCLALVIASAWLNIYVKVRTPQSHRLSERSAALQLGYDLTQVGGLLYLTGGLGNPFAFLLLAPVMVSATGLSSRKTVALGIYAGAIATTLALVHLPLPWPDDQTFRLPMIYATGVWVALMCSIAFMGAYAFRVAEEARQLSDALSASELVLAREQHLQALDGLAAAAAHELGTPLATVYLTAKELMHDIKGAPEDRGLPETLHDDLALILSQAERCRDILSKLSSLSDDRDQHFRGEPLSHLLEEVVEPCRAFGIEIAVDMQGEGDEPVGMRNPAIHYGLGNILENAVDFARSAVTITARWDARQLTIEIVDDGAGFAPHVITRLGEPYVTARGPRDERTGQGDTGGGLGLGFFIAKTLLERTGADLRLRNRPPPLRGAVVRIAWPRGPVQSGRGAGAVTWHDGAGESAAAAGTGAQLPNPQSSI, encoded by the coding sequence ATGGTTCAAACCGACACCCCGGATCTCGGCTCGCCCCACCGCCGCCTCAAGCTCGACACACTCGTCCGGCTGCGCTGGCTTGCCGTTGCCGGCCAGAGCGCGGCCCTGCTGGTCGTCCACTACGGGCTCGGTTATTCGCTTCCGCTCGTTCCCTGCCTTGCCCTCGTGATCGCCTCGGCATGGCTCAACATCTATGTGAAGGTGCGCACGCCACAGTCGCACCGGCTGTCGGAGCGGTCGGCCGCGCTGCAACTGGGGTATGACCTCACCCAAGTCGGCGGTCTTCTCTATCTGACCGGCGGCCTCGGGAACCCGTTTGCCTTTCTTCTGCTTGCGCCGGTCATGGTGTCGGCCACCGGCCTCTCGTCACGCAAGACGGTCGCGCTCGGCATTTATGCCGGCGCAATCGCAACAACACTTGCGCTTGTCCACCTGCCGCTGCCCTGGCCGGACGACCAGACTTTTCGGCTGCCCATGATCTATGCCACAGGCGTATGGGTCGCGCTGATGTGCTCGATCGCCTTCATGGGCGCCTATGCCTTCCGGGTCGCCGAGGAAGCCCGTCAGCTCTCCGACGCCCTTTCGGCGAGCGAGCTCGTGCTCGCACGCGAACAGCACCTGCAGGCGCTCGACGGTCTGGCCGCCGCCGCGGCTCACGAACTGGGAACGCCGCTGGCGACCGTCTATCTGACGGCCAAGGAACTGATGCACGACATAAAAGGCGCGCCAGAGGACAGGGGGCTCCCGGAGACCCTGCACGATGATCTTGCATTGATCCTGTCGCAGGCCGAGCGTTGCCGCGACATCCTCTCGAAACTTTCGTCGCTGTCCGATGACCGCGACCAGCATTTTCGCGGCGAGCCGCTTTCCCATCTTCTGGAGGAGGTTGTCGAACCGTGCCGGGCCTTCGGCATCGAGATCGCGGTCGACATGCAGGGAGAGGGGGACGAGCCCGTGGGCATGCGCAATCCGGCGATCCATTACGGTCTCGGCAACATCCTGGAGAACGCGGTCGACTTTGCCCGGAGCGCCGTGACGATAACCGCGCGCTGGGACGCCCGACAGCTCACCATCGAGATCGTCGACGACGGTGCGGGCTTCGCACCCCACGTCATTACACGTCTGGGCGAGCCCTACGTGACCGCCCGCGGCCCGCGCGATGAACGAACCGGCCAGGGCGACACCGGCGGAGGCCTCGGACTCGGCTTCTTCATCGCCAAGACGCTTCTGGAACGCACAGGAGCCGATTTACGGCTGAGAAACCGCCCGCCTCCGCTTCGTGGCGCCGTGGTGCGCATTGCCTGGCCGCGCGGTCCCGTGCAGAGCGGGCGTGGCGCAGGCGCCGTTACGTGGCATGATGGCGCGGGCGAAAGTGCCGCAGCTGCAGGAACGGGCGCGCAATTGCCCAATCCGCAAAGCTCCATATAA
- the secB gene encoding protein-export chaperone SecB, giving the protein MTETNDAAAGQATEGDAAPGMSIVAQYIKDLSFENPNAPGSLQPKEQPKLDINVNVSAQPMGEGQYEVVMTLTANAKTPEMTVFAIELIYAGLFRVSGVPEEHIHPFVLIECPRMLFPFARNILADASRNGGFPPLMLDPIDFAALYRQNMGQAGDAAAAKPN; this is encoded by the coding sequence ATGACCGAGACGAACGACGCGGCCGCGGGCCAGGCAACCGAGGGTGACGCAGCGCCCGGCATGAGCATCGTTGCGCAGTACATCAAGGATCTCTCCTTCGAAAACCCCAACGCACCGGGATCGCTGCAGCCCAAGGAGCAGCCGAAGCTCGACATCAACGTCAATGTTTCGGCTCAGCCGATGGGCGAGGGGCAGTACGAGGTGGTGATGACGCTCACCGCCAATGCCAAGACGCCGGAGATGACCGTCTTCGCCATCGAATTGATCTACGCCGGCCTGTTCCGGGTCTCCGGCGTGCCGGAAGAGCACATTCATCCGTTCGTGCTGATCGAATGCCCGCGCATGCTCTTCCCCTTCGCGCGCAACATCCTGGCCGACGCATCGCGCAATGGCGGCTTCCCGCCGCTGATGCTCGATCCCATCGATTTTGCGGCGCTCTACCGGCAAAACATGGGGCAGGCAGGCGACGCTGCGGCCGCCAAGCCGAACTGA
- a CDS encoding DUF2852 domain-containing protein, whose product MTCSSTLKPGWSPMTIGLMVLGFIVFWPLGLAMLAYILWGDRFHSVADDARRHWDQSAMKRGFQSRDFQAQGFGRTGNAAFDEYRARELKRLEEERARLETMRAEFDDFLRELRRAKDQDEFDRFMADKGHGPSRDAPA is encoded by the coding sequence ATGACCTGTTCCTCCACCTTGAAACCCGGCTGGTCGCCGATGACCATCGGCCTCATGGTTCTCGGCTTCATCGTCTTCTGGCCGCTGGGACTGGCGATGCTCGCCTATATCCTGTGGGGCGACCGTTTTCACAGCGTCGCGGATGACGCGCGCCGGCATTGGGACCAAAGCGCGATGAAGCGCGGGTTCCAGAGCAGAGACTTCCAGGCGCAGGGGTTCGGCCGCACCGGAAATGCCGCCTTCGACGAGTATCGGGCGCGGGAACTGAAACGTCTCGAGGAAGAACGCGCGCGACTGGAGACGATGCGCGCCGAATTCGACGACTTCCTGCGCGAGTTGCGCCGCGCCAAGGATCAGGACGAGTTCGACCGCTTCATGGCCGACAAGGGTCACGGGCCATCACGGGACGCACCCGCCTGA
- a CDS encoding recombinase zinc beta ribbon domain-containing protein yields MYVGKIVWNRQPFVKDPDTGKRQARPNPEEEWVIQDVPELRILDDELWEAVKARQAENRIARDENGQADVAAVHRCRRPKYLFSGLTKCACCGGGYSAISATLIGCSTARNKGTCDNRVNIRRDELESRVLNALRTRLVDPALFAKVCQVFTQEVNRLRMEGRANVAAAEAEIRKIDRELDTLHDLILKGGAADRINAKMVGLEQRKKEVEAFLATADEPPPLLHPSDGAAPPLARPGSLRRPAGRGRGEADRSRRYHQDAGRGHRPDAGGRQGGDRRTWRSRWNPCTFRPNKKPRLGGGVIASKDGCGGRI; encoded by the coding sequence ATGTATGTCGGCAAGATCGTCTGGAACCGACAGCCCTTCGTGAAGGACCCCGACACGGGCAAGCGACAAGCGCGGCCGAACCCGGAAGAGGAATGGGTGATCCAGGACGTGCCGGAGCTACGCATCCTGGATGACGAGCTCTGGGAGGCCGTGAAGGCCCGGCAAGCGGAAAACAGGATCGCGCGAGACGAGAACGGTCAGGCCGATGTGGCGGCGGTCCACCGTTGCCGGCGTCCGAAGTATCTCTTCTCCGGTCTCACGAAATGCGCCTGCTGCGGCGGAGGGTATTCGGCGATCTCCGCGACACTGATCGGATGCTCCACAGCGCGGAACAAGGGCACCTGCGACAATCGCGTCAACATCCGCCGCGACGAGCTGGAGTCCCGTGTCCTGAACGCCCTGCGCACCCGGCTCGTCGATCCGGCGCTCTTCGCCAAGGTCTGTCAGGTCTTCACGCAGGAGGTCAATCGCCTGCGCATGGAGGGGCGCGCCAACGTGGCAGCGGCAGAGGCCGAGATAAGAAAGATCGATCGCGAGCTGGATACCTTGCACGACCTGATCCTCAAGGGAGGTGCAGCCGACAGGATCAATGCGAAGATGGTTGGCCTGGAGCAGCGGAAAAAGGAAGTCGAAGCCTTCCTCGCAACTGCCGACGAGCCTCCGCCGCTTCTGCATCCCTCGGATGGCGCAGCTCCACCGCTCGCGCGTCCAGGGTCTCTACGACGCCCTGCGGGCCGAGGACGAGGAGAAGCGGACAGAAGCCGCCGATATCATCAGGACGCTGGTAGAGGACATCGTCCTGACGCCGGTGGACGGCAAGGTGGAGATCGACGTACGTGGCGATCTCGCTGGAATCCTTGCACTTTCCGTCCAAACAAAAAACCCCGCCTCGGGGGCGGGGTCATCGCAAGTAAAGATGGTTGCGGGGGCAGGATTTGA
- a CDS encoding EamA family transporter, with protein sequence MRSLCLALMWGCYYAGLPELSFSIAAACYYTSPMWMAFLSSTLLGTRIGGRGGFAILLGLAGVMTILRPGLDEVSPMIGLPLLAGFFYALAAVITQGRCRAVPAQRCRWQ encoded by the coding sequence TTGCGCAGCCTTTGCCTCGCCCTGATGTGGGGCTGCTATTACGCCGGGCTGCCCGAGTTGTCGTTCTCCATCGCGGCTGCCTGTTATTATACCTCGCCGATGTGGATGGCTTTCCTGTCTTCAACGCTGCTCGGAACGCGCATCGGGGGACGCGGGGGTTTTGCGATCCTTTTGGGTCTTGCGGGCGTGATGACAATCCTGCGTCCGGGCTTGGATGAAGTATCGCCGATGATCGGATTGCCGTTGCTTGCCGGGTTCTTCTACGCACTTGCGGCCGTGATCACGCAGGGGCGTTGCCGTGCCGTGCCAGCCCAGCGATGTCGATGGCAATGA
- a CDS encoding EamA family transporter, with protein MNLNLVLFLGGLGLVAGLWRSGQGNDAGFLLSVWPALKVADLGLLAGLGVLLAVITALVAYAYQRASAPVIGLFDNGYLVFALFWSVLIFGDRPGFIDLLGIVLIGSGALLATTASANCGPDRSEGD; from the coding sequence ATGAACCTCAACCTGGTTCTGTTTCTGGGCGGCCTGGGGCTGGTCGCCGGCCTGTGGAGGAGCGGACAGGGGAACGACGCGGGCTTCCTGCTGTCGGTCTGGCCTGCGCTGAAGGTGGCGGATCTGGGGTTGCTGGCCGGGTTGGGCGTGCTGCTCGCTGTCATTACCGCCTTGGTCGCCTATGCGTATCAGAGGGCGTCCGCACCGGTCATCGGATTGTTCGATAATGGGTATCTTGTCTTCGCCCTGTTCTGGAGCGTCTTGATCTTTGGCGATCGACCGGGCTTCATTGATCTTCTGGGCATTGTGCTGATCGGAAGCGGGGCACTTCTTGCCACCACTGCGTCGGCCAATTGTGGCCCGGACCGAAGCGAAGGGGATTGA
- a CDS encoding LysE family translocator yields MSLDTWIAYTIACVVLTVIPGPSVLLVIAQSLTRGRVAAAMCILGDVVGSIVLVGLSFAGVGAILAASALLFQIVKWVGVLYLAWLGIGQIMEARRDSPERVSHAGDASSWSSFWAGTVTAVLNPKAIVFYMAFLAQFIDPQGDLPVQLAVLTVTSSLVVVVLLAGYALIAERAGRLFDSRRARRRMGYAGGGVMIGGSAVMAVTR; encoded by the coding sequence ATGTCGCTGGACACCTGGATTGCCTATACCATTGCCTGCGTTGTCCTGACGGTGATCCCCGGACCGAGCGTCCTGCTCGTGATCGCGCAGTCGCTGACGCGGGGCAGGGTGGCTGCGGCGATGTGCATTCTCGGTGACGTCGTAGGGAGTATCGTGCTTGTCGGGCTGTCCTTCGCCGGGGTCGGAGCCATCCTCGCCGCCTCTGCGCTCCTCTTCCAGATCGTGAAATGGGTCGGGGTGCTTTACCTGGCGTGGCTGGGCATCGGCCAAATCATGGAGGCGCGGCGCGATTCGCCGGAGAGGGTCAGCCATGCAGGGGACGCCTCGTCCTGGAGCAGCTTCTGGGCCGGAACCGTGACCGCGGTGCTGAACCCCAAGGCGATCGTTTTCTACATGGCATTCCTTGCCCAGTTCATCGACCCGCAAGGCGATTTGCCCGTGCAGCTTGCGGTGCTGACGGTGACCTCGAGCCTTGTCGTCGTGGTGCTGTTGGCCGGGTATGCGCTGATCGCGGAGCGCGCGGGCCGGCTCTTTGACAGTCGTCGCGCGCGCCGCCGCATGGGCTACGCTGGCGGCGGGGTCATGATTGGCGGAAGCGCGGTAATGGCGGTTACCCGATAG
- a CDS encoding GNAT family N-acetyltransferase encodes MTAITPIEAETDIVACFDLMQQLRPHLASAAEFVSRWRRQALEGYKLVAIYDDGRPVALAGYRLQNNLMHGRHLYLDDLVTDGKRRSQGLGQQLLLHMQAVGRDAGYIPSSCWILHCRTPWVIASISDKGCLPAPCVSTPL; translated from the coding sequence ATGACTGCGATCACACCGATCGAAGCGGAAACCGACATTGTCGCATGCTTCGACTTGATGCAGCAACTGCGCCCGCATCTCGCAAGCGCGGCCGAATTCGTTTCACGTTGGCGGCGCCAGGCCTTGGAGGGATACAAGCTCGTCGCGATCTACGATGATGGTCGCCCCGTGGCTTTGGCGGGCTACAGACTCCAGAACAATCTGATGCACGGCCGACATCTCTATCTGGATGATCTGGTAACGGACGGAAAGAGACGAAGCCAAGGGCTCGGCCAGCAGTTGCTGCTCCATATGCAGGCAGTCGGCCGGGACGCGGGTTATATACCAAGCTCGTGCTGGATACTCCACTGTCGAACGCCCTGGGTCATCGCTTCTATTTCCGACAAGGGTTGCTTACCAGCGCCCTGCGTTTCAACACCCCTCTGA
- a CDS encoding carboxymuconolactone decarboxylase family protein has protein sequence MPTMDQKLTYSDFEKAYPDALATLLAMGKAVDDSGLEKNLTELVKLRVSQINGCTFCTELHLRVARRAGVDSARLDLLTAWRDAPPYSARERAAIAWAEHVTMTPTTAIAEDLHASLNATFAEHELVNLTIAIANINAWNRIAGALHFPPMQQENKQ, from the coding sequence ATGCCGACCATGGATCAAAAACTGACCTACAGCGATTTCGAAAAGGCATATCCGGACGCGCTGGCCACCCTGCTGGCCATGGGCAAGGCGGTTGATGACTCGGGGCTCGAAAAAAATCTGACCGAACTGGTGAAGCTTCGGGTTTCACAGATCAACGGCTGCACCTTCTGCACCGAACTGCACCTGCGGGTAGCCAGGCGCGCCGGGGTGGACAGTGCTCGTCTGGATCTTCTGACCGCATGGCGCGACGCGCCCCCGTACAGCGCTCGCGAGCGCGCCGCGATCGCTTGGGCCGAACATGTCACCATGACGCCAACAACCGCGATCGCGGAGGACCTCCACGCATCTCTCAATGCGACCTTCGCAGAACATGAACTGGTGAATCTCACCATCGCAATTGCCAACATCAACGCCTGGAACCGCATCGCCGGTGCCCTCCATTTCCCGCCGATGCAGCAGGAGAACAAGCAATGA
- a CDS encoding MarR family winged helix-turn-helix transcriptional regulator produces MIKPPSVSTLPGQGEGKRGPDGYLGYLLRQAANAYRHRVEAVLRDIQLTQPQFAALTMLDTYPHHSSADLARLALLTPQTMSTIIGNLEKAGLINRKPHAVHGRKQQIALTSPGRSLLAEAKKRVYALEAELVDGYSQEEDAIVRRWLVAVATGEPG; encoded by the coding sequence ATGATCAAGCCACCAAGCGTCTCAACCTTGCCCGGGCAAGGCGAAGGAAAGCGCGGCCCGGATGGGTATCTTGGTTATCTGCTGCGGCAGGCCGCCAACGCCTACCGGCACAGGGTCGAGGCCGTCTTGCGGGATATACAACTGACCCAGCCGCAGTTTGCGGCCCTGACCATGCTTGATACCTACCCGCATCATTCCAGCGCCGATCTGGCCCGGCTCGCGCTACTGACACCGCAAACGATGAGCACGATCATCGGCAATCTCGAAAAGGCGGGCCTGATCAACCGAAAGCCCCATGCCGTTCATGGGCGGAAACAGCAGATCGCTCTTACAAGCCCAGGGCGTAGCCTGCTTGCTGAAGCTAAGAAGCGTGTCTATGCGCTCGAGGCCGAACTCGTAGACGGATACTCTCAGGAGGAGGACGCCATCGTCCGGCGCTGGCTAGTTGCAGTGGCGACTGGAGAGCCAGGTTGA
- a CDS encoding NAD(P)-dependent oxidoreductase: MTRQPQRIIVTGGSGRLGKTIATAARRAGAHVVSCDRVPAPHAVTADIRDLQRLASLFDGADCVIHCAGLHAPHVGVRPDAEFRDINVEGTATVLRAMRQVGVPSLVFTSTTALLGGGARAGEPARWIDDVTQPRPRSIYHETKIAAEQLIRSACGASLSASILRVGRCFEEPRDIMAIHRLSRGIDPRDAAMAHLRAARFVAQEPEPLIVSCSTPFHHADCAALGCEADKLVRNRCPTLARNFDALAWRLPVTIDRVYDSRLAQGRWDWRPRFGAQSIVARWLRA; the protein is encoded by the coding sequence ATGACCCGGCAACCCCAACGGATCATCGTGACCGGCGGCAGCGGGCGGCTTGGCAAAACAATCGCCACGGCCGCCCGACGGGCCGGTGCGCATGTCGTCTCCTGCGATCGAGTTCCGGCGCCGCACGCGGTGACTGCCGACATTCGCGATCTGCAGCGTCTTGCCTCGCTGTTCGACGGCGCGGATTGCGTAATCCATTGCGCCGGGCTGCACGCGCCCCATGTTGGCGTCCGGCCGGACGCGGAGTTCCGTGACATCAACGTCGAGGGGACCGCAACCGTTCTGCGAGCCATGCGGCAGGTTGGGGTCCCCTCGCTCGTGTTTACCAGCACCACCGCCCTGCTTGGTGGCGGCGCGCGCGCGGGGGAACCCGCCCGCTGGATCGATGATGTGACCCAGCCGCGACCGCGCAGCATCTATCACGAGACAAAGATAGCGGCAGAGCAACTCATCAGATCCGCATGTGGTGCGTCGCTCTCGGCATCGATACTGCGTGTCGGGCGCTGTTTCGAGGAACCGCGAGATATCATGGCGATCCATCGTTTGTCGCGCGGCATTGATCCCCGTGATGCTGCCATGGCGCATTTGCGCGCCGCCCGGTTCGTGGCCCAGGAACCGGAGCCGCTAATCGTGAGCTGTTCTACACCATTCCACCATGCGGATTGCGCAGCTCTTGGCTGCGAGGCGGACAAGCTCGTCCGCAACCGGTGCCCCACCTTGGCCCGGAACTTCGACGCACTTGCCTGGCGCCTCCCTGTCACAATCGACAGGGTTTACGACAGCCGTCTCGCCCAGGGGCGATGGGACTGGCGACCACGCTTCGGCGCGCAGAGCATTGTCGCGCGATGGCTTAGGGCGTGA
- a CDS encoding LysR substrate-binding domain-containing protein yields the protein MKKTYSPYGGRLPLVGLRAVEAVLRLGNLNAAADELCVTPGAVSQQLIKVEAYLGIKLFRRTPQGLAPTETARRLAERLQTGFRDIARAVALVEQPRPNSIAVSAPPVFAAKWLVWRLHRFTEAQSKLKISIEATTDFADLDDNRIDACIRVGKGDWAGTRAVHLADIRVFPVFAPELANRIRTPADLLNIPVIRDAGSGFNWNHWLRPNDMDATQLPDGPYYSDASLCLDAAIAGQGVFLSWETLSHDALRMGRLHALPGRFRTGSAYWFVERAQHARSKPVQRFFDWLREELKACLE from the coding sequence GTGAAGAAAACCTATAGCCCTTACGGCGGCCGTCTGCCTCTTGTTGGCCTGCGCGCTGTCGAAGCTGTATTGAGGTTGGGTAACCTCAACGCCGCGGCAGATGAGCTTTGCGTCACGCCGGGAGCCGTCAGCCAACAGTTGATCAAGGTCGAGGCGTATCTAGGTATCAAACTTTTCCGGCGGACTCCGCAAGGGCTCGCACCGACGGAAACGGCGCGAAGGCTGGCGGAGCGTCTTCAAACGGGCTTCCGGGACATTGCGCGCGCCGTTGCGCTCGTGGAGCAGCCACGACCCAACAGTATTGCGGTTTCCGCGCCGCCCGTTTTTGCAGCAAAATGGCTCGTGTGGCGCCTGCACCGCTTCACCGAGGCTCAAAGCAAGCTGAAAATCTCGATCGAGGCCACGACGGATTTCGCGGATCTCGACGACAACCGGATCGACGCCTGCATTCGTGTCGGCAAGGGCGATTGGGCGGGAACGAGGGCAGTACATCTGGCCGACATTCGCGTCTTTCCGGTTTTCGCCCCCGAGTTAGCGAACCGAATTCGTACCCCCGCAGACCTGCTGAACATTCCGGTCATCCGCGACGCAGGCTCGGGCTTTAACTGGAATCACTGGCTGCGACCGAACGACATGGACGCCACGCAACTACCGGACGGACCATACTATTCGGATGCATCGCTCTGCCTCGATGCCGCCATTGCCGGCCAAGGCGTCTTCCTGTCCTGGGAAACCCTGTCGCACGATGCGCTTCGCATGGGACGGCTGCACGCCCTGCCGGGACGATTTCGTACCGGCTCTGCCTACTGGTTCGTCGAGCGCGCGCAGCACGCGAGATCGAAGCCGGTGCAGCGGTTCTTCGACTGGCTTCGGGAAGAGCTGAAAGCATGTCTGGAATGA
- a CDS encoding LysR family transcriptional regulator, producing the protein MSISTDSLGALNVFVQAAATGSFTVTGRQLGVSSSAVGKAVARLEDRMGVRLFHRSTRAITLTPEGQMFLERCRRVLSELEASELELAQTRARPAGQLRVSLPLVGLLMMPTLTAFMKTWPEIELDLDFSDRLVDVIEEGFDAVIRSGEPTDSRLMTRRLGGSGFRIVGAPAYFEQHGTPRRAAELAQHCCLHHRYPSTGKLEPWHIEGLADGALPRTATSSAIEPLLDMAEHGLGIACLPDFAVRAHCADGRLVAVLEDAAKGTAEFRIYWPSSRHISPKLRVFVDFMAETLFAGAPGAASIHSSPTGKRFLPREA; encoded by the coding sequence ATGTCGATCTCCACGGACAGCCTCGGCGCTCTGAATGTCTTCGTTCAAGCGGCGGCAACGGGCAGCTTCACCGTCACCGGGCGGCAACTCGGCGTGTCGTCCTCGGCGGTGGGCAAGGCCGTTGCCCGGCTCGAGGACCGCATGGGCGTGCGGCTGTTTCATCGGTCGACACGCGCGATCACGCTGACACCGGAGGGGCAGATGTTCCTCGAACGCTGCCGCCGCGTTCTGAGCGAGTTGGAGGCGTCGGAGCTGGAGCTGGCACAAACCCGCGCGCGCCCGGCCGGCCAGTTGCGCGTCAGCCTTCCGCTGGTCGGGCTGCTGATGATGCCGACGTTGACCGCCTTCATGAAGACCTGGCCCGAGATCGAGCTGGATCTCGATTTCAGCGACCGGCTGGTCGATGTGATCGAAGAAGGTTTCGACGCAGTGATCCGTTCGGGCGAGCCCACGGACTCACGCCTGATGACACGGCGCCTCGGCGGTTCCGGCTTTCGCATCGTCGGGGCGCCTGCCTATTTTGAACAGCATGGGACGCCCCGGAGAGCGGCAGAGCTTGCGCAGCATTGCTGCCTTCATCACCGTTACCCCAGCACCGGCAAGCTGGAACCCTGGCACATTGAGGGGCTGGCGGACGGCGCGCTGCCCCGCACGGCAACATCCAGTGCGATCGAGCCGTTGCTCGACATGGCCGAGCACGGCCTGGGCATCGCCTGCCTGCCAGATTTCGCGGTGCGCGCGCATTGCGCCGACGGGCGGCTTGTTGCGGTGCTGGAGGATGCGGCGAAAGGCACCGCGGAGTTCCGCATCTACTGGCCGTCGAGCCGGCATATCTCGCCGAAACTGCGGGTCTTCGTCGACTTCATGGCCGAAACCCTGTTTGCAGGCGCGCCGGGAGCGGCCTCGATCCACAGTTCGCCGACCGGAAAGAGATTCCTGCCCCGGGAAGCATGA
- a CDS encoding MFS transporter produces MGDIHMPDSVHSAEAPFPWAALLALSMAAFITILTEALPAGLLPAIGQGLGVSEAGAGQLVTVYAIGSLVAAIPLTTLTQGLRRKPLLMTAIAGFLIANTVTALSTSYALTLSARFVAGIAAGLLWALAAGYAARMAPDHLKGRAIAVAMAGTPLALSLGVPAGTFLGAILGWRACFGLMSVLTVVLIFWVLAKVPDFAGEPAGQRRTLRGVLALPGIRPVLGVVLTFVLAHNILYTYIAPFLAGAGMVGRTDAVLLVFGLASLVSIWVVGVLIDTRLRALTLTSIGLFALAATMFWIWRDLPLSIYTASALWGLAFGGCATLFQTASAKAAGPAGDLAQSMLVTMWNTAIAGGGLAGGLLLERLGTSSFAPSLLILIALAWVLTLSATRHGFPAGGRLG; encoded by the coding sequence ATGGGTGATATACATATGCCTGATTCGGTTCACAGCGCCGAGGCACCGTTTCCCTGGGCGGCGCTGCTGGCACTCTCCATGGCGGCTTTCATCACCATCCTGACCGAAGCTCTCCCCGCCGGTCTGCTGCCCGCCATCGGGCAGGGGCTGGGCGTGTCGGAGGCCGGGGCCGGGCAGTTGGTGACGGTCTACGCCATCGGCTCGCTGGTGGCCGCGATCCCGCTGACGACCCTGACGCAGGGTCTGCGCCGAAAGCCGCTGCTGATGACCGCGATCGCCGGCTTCCTGATCGCGAATACAGTCACGGCGCTGTCAACCAGCTACGCCCTGACACTGTCGGCCCGCTTCGTGGCCGGGATCGCGGCGGGGCTGCTCTGGGCGCTGGCGGCGGGCTACGCCGCGCGCATGGCGCCCGATCATCTGAAGGGGCGTGCGATTGCTGTTGCCATGGCGGGCACGCCGCTCGCCCTGTCGCTCGGCGTGCCCGCTGGCACCTTCCTCGGGGCCATCCTCGGCTGGCGCGCCTGTTTCGGCCTCATGAGCGTTCTAACAGTGGTCCTGATCTTCTGGGTGCTGGCCAAGGTTCCCGATTTCGCCGGTGAACCTGCCGGGCAGCGTCGGACACTACGCGGTGTTCTCGCGCTTCCGGGCATCCGCCCGGTGCTTGGGGTGGTGCTGACATTCGTATTAGCGCACAATATTCTCTATACCTACATCGCTCCCTTCCTGGCGGGCGCGGGGATGGTCGGACGGACAGACGCCGTCTTGCTGGTTTTCGGCCTTGCCTCGCTGGTCAGCATCTGGGTCGTGGGTGTCCTGATTGACACCCGCCTTCGGGCGTTGACACTGACCAGTATCGGGCTCTTCGCGCTGGCCGCAACCATGTTCTGGATCTGGCGCGACCTGCCCCTGTCGATCTATACCGCGAGCGCGCTCTGGGGCTTGGCGTTCGGCGGATGCGCGACCCTGTTCCAGACCGCCAGCGCCAAGGCGGCCGGTCCTGCGGGGGACCTGGCGCAATCCATGCTCGTGACCATGTGGAACACCGCGATTGCCGGCGGTGGCTTGGCAGGAGGGCTATTGCTTGAGAGGCTTGGAACCTCGAGCTTTGCGCCGAGCCTGCTCATCCTGATCGCGCTGGCATGGGTCCTGACGCTCAGCGCAACCAGGCATGGGTTTCCTGCTGGAGGTCGATTGGGCTAG